Proteins encoded in a region of the Procambarus clarkii isolate CNS0578487 chromosome 42, FALCON_Pclarkii_2.0, whole genome shotgun sequence genome:
- the LOC138373547 gene encoding nuclear transcription factor Y subunit beta-like has product MVQEDTYQQQVEEEDTFQQQMVEEYTYQQQVEDTYQQQVVQEYTYQQQVVEEDTYQQLMVQEDTYQQQVVQEDSHQQQVQVEQEDIFQQQVIQEDTYQQQVEQEDRYQQQVVQEDTYQQQVVQDTYQQQMVQEYSYQQQVVQEDTDQQQMVQEFT; this is encoded by the exons atggtacaagaggacacataccaacaaCAGGTGGAAGAAGAGGACACATTCCAGCAGCAGATGGTAGAAgagtacacataccagcagcaggtg gaggacacataccagcagcaagtGGTACAAGAGTACacttaccagcagcaggtggtagaagaggacacataccagcaactgatggttcaagaggacacataccagcagcaagtggtacaagaggactcacaccagcagcaggtg CAGGTGGAACAAGAGGACATATTCCAGCAGCAGGtaatacaagaggacacataccaacagCAGGTGGAACAAGAGGAcagataccagcagcaggtggtacaagaggacacataccagcagcaggtggtacaggacacataccagcagcagatggtacaagagtactcataccagcagcaggtggtacaagaggataCAGACCAGCAACAGATGGTTCAAGAGTTCACATAG
- the LOC138373548 gene encoding putative uncharacterized protein FLJ45035, producing MCPLVPPAAGMCPLTPPAAGMCPLVPPAASMCHLTPPAAGMCPLVRPAAGMCPLVPPAADISSLTPPVSGMCPLTPPAASMCPLTPPAASMCRLESSVASMCPLVPPAADISSLTPPVSGMCPLTPPAAGMCPLEPSVAGMCSLVQRAAGMCPLVPPAAGMCPLTPPAGGMCPLVPICCRNMYSYTTCC from the coding sequence atgtgtcctcttgtaccacctgctgctggtatgtgtcctcttacaccacctgctgctggtatgtgtcctcttgtaccacctgctgctagTATGTGTcatcttacaccacctgctgctggtatgtgtcctcttgtacgacctgctgctggtatgtgtcctcttgtaccacctgctgctgatatAAGTAGTCTTACACCACCTGTTTCTGGTATGTGTCCACTTACACCACCAGCAGCTAGTATGTGTCCACTTACACCACCAGCAGCTAGTATGTGTCGTCTTGAATCATCTGTTGctagtatgtgtcctcttgtaccacctgctgctgatatAAGCAGTCTTACACCACCTGTTTCTGGTATGTGTCcacttacaccaccagctgctggtatgtgtcctcttgaaccatctgttgctggtatgtGTTCTCTTGTACAacgtgctgctggtatgtgtcctcttgtaccacctgctgctggtatgtgtcctcttacacctcctgctggtggtatgtgtcctcttgtaccaatcTGCTGCAGGAATATGTACTCTTATACCACCTGCTGTTag